The Methylomicrobium agile genome has a segment encoding these proteins:
- a CDS encoding DOMON-like domain-containing protein: MTIKLLHCHSATPNDSIDSLSVEIERDAEAGLTLRYRLAGHLEKILIPAAKPSAAGDGLWRHTCFEAFAAAAGTSAYREFNFSPSREWAAYAFGDYRARRPWSIGTPPVIEVSQPQDQLLLTARIAADDLPAGDRLTLGLTAVIESIDGNLSYWALHHPGEKPDFHDRAGFVYPLDSILSDNPLK; the protein is encoded by the coding sequence ATGACGATAAAACTCCTGCATTGCCATTCCGCAACGCCGAACGATTCGATAGACTCCTTGAGCGTCGAGATTGAACGCGACGCGGAAGCCGGTCTGACGCTGCGCTACCGGCTTGCAGGCCACCTGGAAAAGATTCTGATTCCCGCGGCCAAACCGTCCGCTGCCGGCGACGGCTTATGGCGGCATACCTGTTTCGAAGCCTTTGCCGCCGCTGCCGGAACTTCCGCTTATCGCGAATTCAATTTTTCGCCGTCAAGGGAATGGGCCGCCTATGCGTTCGGCGATTATCGCGCGCGCAGGCCCTGGAGCATCGGCACGCCCCCCGTTATTGAAGTCTCGCAGCCGCAGGATCAACTGCTGTTGACCGCCCGCATCGCGGCAGACGACCTGCCCGCCGGCGACCGCCTAACGCTGGGCCTGACCGCGGTTATCGAATCGATCGACGGCAATCTGTCTTATTGGGCCTTGCACCACCCGGGCGAAAAACCCGATTTTCACGACCGTGCCGGCTTCGTCTATCCGCTCGACAGCATACTTTCCGACAACCCTTTAAAATAG
- a CDS encoding phospholipase D-like domain-containing protein: MQIAEHFAMPVYGELGGFFARTNDFGDKFYIRWGKLEFDVHYGVQANIKVILKVYREHNVRETYIVDTDPYDIHWDRHKRRTRDFYIHPESGHFGRINCVKFSFIVHLHEHSIASQNDYIYMDGHQLQDDQPKHRHITSEWATPNAYRTYELNAGELQADVDWYNHHFESLRLTPKFTKGLLYHPYHPKRFIHDHIDKVIRSKHENPERLCTIKVSVDCIDDGDFITHLIHAHHQGVCVQCIVDWRKMTLTNSQNYARLKRSGIELVGVFCTAKHHLIEVEPDMHTKFILFNDEDCILGSFNITFDRWWANWESGMTFHSRGVCRLLDNVFQSQRGGVIQKYGIDPFSQFNLLYTFGRHTMLNGRYYKPHHAILAEIHRARHSIKCCLFLIGDLVGDHHDSVVDALVQAHHRGVYVHILFNGHLAREGRVGVERSMAEELARPLLPSVQRLKNAGIPVGLVYGQDDHKVPYSPIHSKYCIIDDAIVIEGSFNWYNTSVFSHDLIVIANKREVAGPYLYEFDEIQRSFRVFY, encoded by the coding sequence ATGCAAATCGCTGAGCATTTTGCCATGCCCGTCTACGGCGAGTTGGGAGGCTTCTTCGCGCGCACCAACGACTTCGGCGACAAGTTTTATATCCGCTGGGGCAAGCTCGAATTCGACGTCCATTACGGCGTACAGGCCAATATCAAGGTGATCCTGAAAGTCTATCGCGAGCACAATGTCCGCGAAACCTACATCGTCGATACCGACCCCTACGACATCCACTGGGACCGCCACAAGCGGCGCACCCGGGATTTTTACATCCATCCCGAGTCCGGCCATTTCGGCCGCATCAACTGCGTCAAATTTTCGTTCATCGTGCATCTGCACGAACATTCGATCGCCTCGCAGAACGATTACATCTACATGGACGGCCACCAGTTGCAGGACGACCAGCCCAAACACCGCCATATTACTTCGGAATGGGCGACCCCGAACGCCTACCGGACTTACGAACTGAACGCCGGTGAGCTGCAGGCCGACGTCGACTGGTACAATCACCATTTCGAATCGCTCCGGCTGACGCCGAAGTTCACCAAGGGCCTGCTCTACCATCCTTACCATCCGAAGCGCTTCATCCACGACCATATCGACAAGGTGATCCGCAGCAAACACGAAAATCCGGAGCGCCTATGCACGATCAAGGTCAGCGTCGACTGCATCGACGACGGCGACTTCATCACGCACCTGATTCACGCGCACCATCAGGGCGTCTGCGTGCAGTGCATCGTCGACTGGCGCAAGATGACGCTGACCAACAGCCAGAACTACGCGCGGCTGAAACGCTCCGGCATCGAACTGGTCGGCGTGTTCTGCACGGCCAAACATCACCTGATCGAAGTCGAGCCGGACATGCACACCAAATTCATCCTCTTCAACGACGAAGACTGCATCCTGGGCTCGTTCAACATCACTTTCGACCGCTGGTGGGCGAACTGGGAATCGGGCATGACCTTCCACTCGCGCGGCGTCTGCCGGCTGCTCGACAACGTCTTCCAAAGCCAGCGCGGCGGCGTGATCCAGAAATACGGAATCGACCCCTTCAGCCAGTTCAACCTGCTGTACACGTTCGGCCGCCATACGATGTTGAACGGCCGTTATTACAAGCCGCACCATGCGATCCTGGCCGAAATCCACCGCGCCCGCCATTCGATCAAATGCTGTCTGTTCCTGATCGGCGACCTAGTGGGCGACCATCACGACAGCGTGGTCGACGCACTGGTCCAGGCGCATCACCGGGGCGTCTACGTGCATATCCTGTTCAACGGCCATCTGGCGCGCGAAGGCCGCGTCGGCGTCGAACGCAGCATGGCCGAAGAGCTTGCCCGTCCCTTGCTGCCGTCGGTGCAGCGACTGAAGAACGCGGGTATTCCGGTCGGCCTGGTCTACGGCCAGGACGACCACAAAGTGCCCTACTCGCCGATCCATTCCAAATATTGCATCATCGACGATGCGATCGTGATCGAAGGCAGCTTCAACTGGTACAACACTTCGGTATTCTCGCACGACCTGATCGTGATCGCGAACAAGCGCGAGGTGGCCGGGCCGTATTTGTACGAGTTTGATGAAATCCAACGATCGTTCAGGGTGTTTTATTGA
- a CDS encoding endonuclease/exonuclease/phosphatase family protein, whose protein sequence is MSKIQLHYVENVISRKKGGVHQHLTFFIAVENLSYHKQINVHWAGEDGIWHDLPARFHSAIAPNREYWQAHVQFQLEPAQSLPGNITFSLRYRAEEVEYWDNNHGRNYRSQADSGIRLPGRQPLQVVDFNAALPESRKYLPVTVAVEQSLAPEKVTVHWTTDNWRHTHQTPCRFKRTYWDKELHSNARNPNQYGLQIWKGWLKTADAFRVQYSVSVESRGRTVWDNNFGHNYAASRKPLKILILNLHCYQEADQDAKFSAIARAIDELGVDVACFQEVAELWNEGRGDWPSNSARIIGSRLKKPYHLYADWSHLGFNKYREGVAILSRFPLLHPESRYVSASEDPYNIHARKVVMAEVEAPHIGRLNIFSAHLSWWEDGFQEQFDRLREWAAGKRTDQVTGTLLCGDFNIPAGSQGYRHVIGSGEYEDQFLAANARGEPSQIRRVNDPHWNRYLADDYRIDYIFMRKDSGLSVTSGRVLFTPEDYGHVSDHCGYLMTFEPQ, encoded by the coding sequence ATGAGTAAAATCCAGCTGCATTACGTTGAAAACGTGATTAGCCGTAAAAAAGGCGGCGTGCACCAGCATTTGACGTTCTTCATCGCCGTCGAAAATCTGAGCTACCACAAGCAGATCAACGTCCACTGGGCCGGCGAAGACGGCATCTGGCACGACCTGCCGGCACGCTTTCACAGCGCGATCGCACCGAACAGGGAATACTGGCAGGCGCATGTTCAGTTCCAGCTCGAACCTGCCCAATCCCTGCCGGGCAACATTACCTTTTCGCTGCGCTACCGCGCCGAGGAAGTCGAATATTGGGACAACAATCACGGCCGAAACTATCGCAGCCAGGCCGACTCCGGTATCCGCCTGCCGGGGCGCCAGCCGTTACAGGTCGTGGATTTCAACGCGGCATTGCCCGAAAGCCGCAAATACCTGCCGGTCACGGTCGCGGTCGAACAGTCGCTTGCGCCCGAAAAGGTGACCGTGCACTGGACGACCGACAACTGGCGCCACACGCATCAAACCCCCTGCCGTTTCAAACGGACCTATTGGGACAAAGAGTTGCACAGCAACGCCCGCAATCCGAATCAATACGGCCTCCAAATCTGGAAAGGCTGGCTGAAAACCGCCGACGCATTCCGCGTGCAGTATTCGGTCTCCGTCGAAAGCCGCGGCCGGACCGTTTGGGACAACAATTTCGGCCACAATTACGCGGCGAGCCGCAAGCCGCTCAAGATCCTGATCCTGAACCTGCACTGCTATCAGGAAGCCGACCAGGACGCAAAATTTTCCGCGATCGCCAGGGCGATCGACGAACTCGGCGTCGACGTCGCCTGCTTCCAGGAAGTTGCGGAACTCTGGAACGAAGGGCGCGGCGACTGGCCCAGCAATTCGGCCCGCATCATCGGCAGCCGCCTCAAAAAGCCTTATCATTTATACGCCGACTGGTCGCATCTGGGCTTCAACAAATACCGCGAAGGCGTCGCGATCCTGAGCCGCTTTCCGCTCCTGCATCCGGAATCGCGCTACGTCTCGGCAAGCGAGGATCCCTACAATATCCATGCCCGCAAAGTCGTGATGGCCGAGGTCGAGGCCCCGCATATCGGCCGGCTGAATATTTTCTCCGCGCATTTGAGCTGGTGGGAAGACGGCTTTCAAGAGCAGTTCGACCGGCTACGCGAATGGGCGGCCGGCAAACGTACCGACCAAGTGACAGGCACCCTGCTCTGCGGCGACTTCAATATCCCGGCCGGATCGCAAGGCTACCGCCACGTGATCGGCTCCGGCGAATACGAAGACCAGTTTCTGGCTGCGAATGCCCGAGGCGAGCCTTCGCAAATCCGCCGGGTCAACGATCCCCACTGGAACCGTTATCTCGCCGACGACTACCGGATCGATTATATCTTCATGCGCAAAGACAGCGGCTTGTCCGTCACTTCCGGCCGGGTATTGTTTACGCCCGAGGATTACGGCCACGTTTCGGACCATTGCGGCTACCTGATGACTTTCGAACCCCAATAA
- a CDS encoding exo-beta-N-acetylmuramidase NamZ family protein — MKFGIDRLLEDRRLRAPLAGRRIALLAHPASVTADLTHSLDALARLPDLKLGAAFGPQHGLRGDKQDNMIESPDFVDPVHGIPVFSLYGAVRRPTEAMMDTFDVLLVDLQDLGCRIYTFITTLRYVLEAATQHRKAVWILDRPNPAGRPAEGLALRPGWESFVGAGPMPMRHGLTMGEMARWFVATFKLDVDCQVIAMEGWDPEAAPGHGWPLGERAWINPSPNAPNLWMTRCYAGTVMLEGTTLSEGRGTTRPLELFGAPDLDARRLIETMHSLAPVWLEGCRLRACWFEPTFHKHAGKLCAGLQIHVENPSYRHERFRPWRLQALAFKALRRLQPDYPLWRDFPYEYELDRLAVDVINGSPLLREWVDDAGAAPGDLEKLAQRDENAWLADRLEFLLY; from the coding sequence ATGAAATTCGGCATAGACCGCTTACTCGAAGACCGCCGCCTGCGCGCGCCGCTGGCCGGCCGACGCATCGCCCTGCTCGCCCATCCCGCCTCGGTGACCGCCGATCTGACGCACAGCCTGGACGCCCTCGCCCGCCTTCCGGACCTGAAGCTCGGCGCCGCCTTCGGCCCGCAGCACGGCCTGCGCGGCGACAAGCAGGACAACATGATCGAATCGCCCGATTTCGTCGATCCAGTGCATGGCATTCCGGTGTTCAGTCTGTACGGGGCAGTGCGCCGACCGACCGAGGCGATGATGGACACGTTCGACGTACTGCTGGTCGACTTGCAGGATCTGGGCTGCCGGATTTACACCTTCATCACCACCCTGCGCTATGTGCTCGAAGCCGCGACCCAGCATCGAAAGGCGGTCTGGATTCTCGACCGCCCGAACCCGGCAGGACGTCCCGCCGAAGGGTTAGCCCTCCGGCCCGGCTGGGAAAGTTTCGTCGGCGCGGGACCGATGCCGATGCGCCACGGCCTGACGATGGGCGAAATGGCGCGCTGGTTTGTCGCCACATTCAAGCTTGACGTGGATTGCCAAGTGATCGCGATGGAAGGCTGGGACCCGGAGGCCGCGCCCGGCCACGGCTGGCCGCTCGGCGAGCGCGCCTGGATCAATCCAAGCCCGAACGCGCCGAATCTCTGGATGACCCGCTGCTATGCCGGCACGGTGATGCTTGAAGGCACCACCCTCTCCGAAGGCCGCGGCACGACCCGGCCGCTGGAGTTGTTCGGCGCGCCCGATCTCGATGCGCGCCGTTTGATCGAAACGATGCATTCGCTCGCTCCGGTATGGCTCGAAGGCTGCCGTTTGCGCGCATGCTGGTTCGAGCCGACTTTCCACAAACATGCCGGCAAATTGTGCGCCGGCCTACAGATCCATGTCGAGAATCCGTCATACCGCCATGAGCGGTTCCGCCCCTGGCGCCTGCAGGCGTTGGCCTTCAAAGCCTTGCGCCGCCTACAGCCGGATTATCCGTTGTGGCGCGATTTTCCTTACGAATACGAACTCGACCGTCTGGCGGTCGACGTAATCAACGGCTCGCCGCTGCTGCGCGAGTGGGTCGACGATGCCGGCGCGGCCCCAGGGGATCTGGAGAAACTGGCCCAGCGGGACGAAAACGCCTGGCTGGCCGACAGGCTGGAGTTCCTGCTTTACTAA
- a CDS encoding quinoprotein dehydrogenase-associated SoxYZ-like carrier, with the protein MKISRLLSIVLLLALPLTAMAEGDENEWNATLRNQYFSGKTITESNDVIELEAPARAEDPALVPLKIVSKIPQTQDIYIRKILVLVDKNPFPFVGEFELTPDSGKADLAMRVRVNTYSYIRAIAEMNDGRLIMTKKFVKASGGCSVPIGADLDASMKRLGKMKFRLDGDVKAGEPNLAQLLISHPNITGMQMDQLTRFVKKSHFIEQLKVTFNGKPVLTAKTDIAISSDPNFRFYFVPQSAGILKAEIGDTSCESPTARDACTKGSTYSESYPVKL; encoded by the coding sequence ATGAAAATATCGAGACTCCTGTCTATCGTGCTGTTGCTGGCCTTGCCGTTGACCGCAATGGCCGAAGGTGATGAAAACGAATGGAACGCGACGCTGAGAAATCAGTATTTTTCCGGTAAAACGATCACCGAAAGCAACGATGTGATCGAGCTGGAAGCACCCGCCCGGGCCGAGGATCCGGCGCTGGTGCCGCTGAAAATCGTCAGCAAGATTCCGCAGACGCAGGACATTTATATCAGGAAAATTCTCGTGCTGGTCGACAAGAATCCGTTTCCGTTCGTCGGCGAGTTCGAACTGACGCCCGACAGCGGCAAGGCCGATCTGGCGATGCGGGTCCGGGTCAACACCTACAGTTACATCCGGGCGATCGCGGAAATGAACGACGGCAGGCTGATCATGACGAAAAAATTCGTGAAAGCCAGCGGCGGCTGCTCCGTTCCGATCGGGGCCGATCTGGACGCTTCGATGAAACGGCTCGGCAAAATGAAATTCAGGCTGGACGGCGATGTGAAAGCCGGCGAGCCGAATCTGGCGCAACTGTTGATCAGCCATCCGAACATTACCGGCATGCAGATGGATCAGCTGACGCGTTTCGTGAAGAAATCGCATTTCATTGAGCAGCTGAAAGTCACCTTCAACGGCAAGCCGGTGCTGACCGCGAAAACCGATATCGCGATCAGTTCCGACCCGAATTTCCGCTTTTATTTCGTGCCGCAGTCGGCGGGAATCCTGAAGGCGGAAATCGGCGACACGTCTTGCGAAAGCCCGACCGCGCGGGATGCGTGCACGAAAGGTTCGACCTACAGCGAATCTTACCCGGTCAAACTGTAG